A genome region from Bombilactobacillus bombi includes the following:
- a CDS encoding DMT family transporter, protein MNSKQMLRKGTLLALTASIIWGISGTVMQFVAQSTSVPATWFIGTRTLITGIILLLIVFFKNGKQQFFRIFKNKKSVVLLILFSLLGLLGNLYTFFYSVQLGNSAAATILQYLSPLFILLGTLIFMHKIPSKVDLISFGIALIGVFLLITQGNIHHLVIPFAAFIWGILSGLTAAFYVVFPKLLVEMDFDPVEVTGWGMFLSGIISQFIRPIWQLPPHFTLSAAMGVGTIILLGTLLAFLIMITATKYVSSAIVSITDAAQPFVTFILSIIFLQAHFSIAEVIGACLVVISIYILNRFSEE, encoded by the coding sequence ATGAATTCAAAACAAATGCTTCGCAAAGGTACATTGTTAGCTCTAACAGCTTCAATCATCTGGGGGATTTCTGGAACTGTTATGCAGTTTGTTGCCCAATCGACTTCAGTACCAGCTACCTGGTTTATTGGGACACGAACTTTAATTACCGGAATTATTTTATTACTGATTGTTTTTTTCAAAAATGGCAAGCAGCAATTTTTCCGCATTTTTAAAAATAAAAAAAGTGTAGTATTACTAATTTTATTCTCATTGCTAGGACTATTAGGCAATTTATATACCTTTTTTTATAGTGTTCAGTTAGGTAATTCTGCCGCAGCTACAATTTTACAATATTTAAGTCCCTTGTTTATTTTATTAGGAACCTTAATTTTCATGCATAAAATTCCTAGTAAAGTTGATTTGATCAGCTTTGGCATTGCTTTAATTGGCGTTTTTCTTCTAATTACTCAAGGCAATATTCATCACTTGGTTATTCCCTTTGCTGCTTTTATTTGGGGAATTCTTTCAGGTTTAACTGCGGCATTTTATGTAGTTTTTCCTAAATTATTAGTAGAAATGGATTTTGATCCTGTAGAAGTTACTGGCTGGGGGATGTTCCTCAGTGGTATCATTTCTCAATTTATTCGTCCAATCTGGCAATTGCCACCGCATTTTACACTGAGTGCAGCAATGGGTGTAGGTACAATTATTCTTTTGGGAACTCTATTGGCTTTTCTCATTATGATTACTGCTACTAAATATGTTTCTTCAGCAATTGTCAGCATTACAGATGCCGCTCAGCCCTTTGTAACTTTCATTTTGAGCATCATCTTTTTACAGGCTCATTTTTCCATAGCTGAAGTTATAGGTGCATGTTTAGTTGTTATTTCCATTTATATTTTAAATCGTTTTTCAGAAGAATAG
- a CDS encoding D-2-hydroxyacid dehydrogenase: protein MKIVSYSIREDEMPALQNWQKEHPEVEVQIEKELLTPESAKKAQGADGVVVYQQKPYTRETLQALHDAGINKMSLRNVGTDNIDMDAAKELNFQITNVPVYSPNAIAEHAVWLMGRLLRREPEYSAKIAKRDLRWAPEIGQEMRMQTVGVIGTGHIGQVLIDIVRGFGAKVVCYDIYQNEKLKSEGLYVDSLDELYKQADIITLHVPSVKENIHMVNDDSISKMKDGVIIINASRGDLIDTDALIRGLDSGKIKAAGLDVYEKEVGVFNENWEGKQFPDARLENLLNRKNVIVTPHTAFYTETAVKNMIEIAHNSNVQLINGETPKNLVNLG from the coding sequence ATGAAAATTGTTAGTTATAGTATTCGTGAAGACGAGATGCCCGCCTTACAAAATTGGCAAAAAGAGCATCCTGAAGTCGAAGTTCAAATTGAAAAAGAACTTTTAACTCCAGAATCCGCAAAGAAAGCTCAAGGTGCTGATGGAGTTGTAGTTTATCAACAAAAGCCTTATACTCGTGAAACCTTACAGGCTTTGCATGATGCGGGCATTAATAAAATGTCTTTAAGAAATGTCGGTACTGATAATATTGATATGGATGCTGCTAAAGAGTTAAACTTTCAAATTACTAATGTTCCTGTTTATTCTCCAAATGCAATTGCTGAACATGCTGTTTGGTTAATGGGACGCTTATTGCGCCGCGAACCGGAATACAGTGCTAAAATTGCGAAACGTGACTTGCGGTGGGCTCCTGAAATTGGTCAAGAAATGCGGATGCAAACAGTTGGTGTAATTGGTACTGGTCATATTGGACAAGTTTTAATTGATATTGTCAGAGGCTTTGGTGCTAAAGTTGTTTGTTATGATATCTATCAAAATGAAAAATTAAAAAGTGAAGGACTCTATGTTGATAGCTTAGATGAATTATATAAGCAAGCTGATATTATTACCCTTCACGTACCATCAGTTAAAGAAAACATTCATATGGTTAATGATGATTCTATTAGTAAAATGAAAGACGGAGTAATCATTATTAATGCTTCCCGTGGTGATTTAATTGATACCGATGCACTTATTCGTGGTTTAGACAGTGGTAAAATCAAAGCTGCAGGCTTAGACGTTTACGAAAAAGAAGTCGGTGTCTTCAATGAAAATTGGGAAGGCAAACAATTTCCTGATGCCCGCCTAGAAAACTTATTAAACCGCAAAAATGTTATTGTGACTCCACATACAGCTTTCTACACTGAAACTGCTGTGAAAAATATGATTGAAATTGCGCATAATTCCAACGTGCAATTAATTAATGGTGAAACTCCTAAGAATTTAGTTAACTTAGGTTAA